A single Streptomyces mirabilis DNA region contains:
- a CDS encoding PDR/VanB family oxidoreductase, whose translation MSSYEVELVVDRREFVADGVLSLTLRHPLGEELPAWEPGAHIDVVLGVGLERQYSLCGDPADGRAWRIAVLRDADGRGGSSYVHEQLGAGDKVRVRGPRNHFALAPAARYRFVAGGIGITPILPMLAAAEAAGTEWTLLYGGRTRDSMAFTGELERYGDRVTVAPQDECGLLELDSVLTGVPEGTLVYCCGPGPLLDAVEARCPAGLLRVERFQPKVQETGADGEFEVELARSGHTLTVPADVSVLDTVRGAGVEVLFSCTEGTCGTCETDVLEGTPDHRDSVLTDEEREAGETMLICVSRCLGKRLVLDL comes from the coding sequence ATGAGCTCCTACGAAGTCGAACTCGTCGTGGACAGGAGAGAGTTCGTCGCCGATGGCGTGCTCTCCCTCACCCTGCGCCATCCTCTCGGCGAGGAACTCCCCGCCTGGGAGCCCGGCGCCCACATCGACGTCGTGCTCGGGGTCGGCCTTGAGCGGCAGTACTCGCTGTGCGGGGATCCCGCGGACGGTCGGGCGTGGCGGATCGCGGTGTTGCGGGATGCGGACGGGCGCGGCGGATCCTCGTACGTGCACGAGCAGTTGGGCGCGGGCGACAAGGTCCGGGTCCGCGGCCCGCGCAACCACTTCGCGCTCGCACCCGCCGCCCGCTACCGCTTCGTCGCGGGCGGCATCGGCATCACCCCGATCCTGCCGATGCTCGCCGCGGCGGAGGCTGCGGGCACCGAGTGGACGCTGCTGTACGGCGGGCGGACACGCGACTCCATGGCGTTCACCGGGGAGTTGGAGCGGTACGGGGATCGGGTGACGGTCGCCCCGCAGGACGAGTGCGGACTGCTGGAACTCGACTCCGTCCTGACCGGGGTCCCCGAGGGCACACTCGTCTACTGCTGCGGTCCCGGCCCGCTGCTGGACGCGGTGGAGGCGCGCTGCCCCGCCGGGCTGCTGCGCGTCGAGCGTTTCCAGCCGAAGGTTCAGGAGACGGGCGCGGACGGTGAGTTCGAGGTGGAACTCGCACGCAGCGGGCATACGCTGACCGTTCCCGCAGATGTCTCCGTGCTCGACACCGTGCGCGGCGCGGGCGTCGAGGTGCTCTTCTCCTGCACCGAGGGCACCTGCGGGACCTGCGAGACGGACGTCCTGGAAGGGACCCCGGACCACCGGGACTCGGTGCTCACGGACGAGGAGCGGGAGGCGGGCGAGACCATGCTCATCTGCGTCTCCCGGTGCCTCGGGAAGCGGCTCGTGCTGGACTTGTGA
- a CDS encoding ABC transporter substrate-binding protein, which translates to MRRLLAGLAVGSFLVAASACGSSGGGGASDKNASSGGTTTVKVGVIPIVDVAPLYLGQQKGFFSKRGLRLSMTTAQGGAAIVPGVVSGQFQFGFSNMTSLMIAQSQNLPVKAVVNGVASTGMAGKDFGAITVKKGSPITSAKELEGKKVAVNTLKNINETAVRESVRKAGGDPSKVKFVELAFDQMPAALDSGQIDAAMMVEPALATVKSQGATEIASSLVDVAKDLTVAMYFTSTQYEQKNPDVVKKFQEATAESLAYADAHPDEVRQAVTTYTKIPAATLAQVTLPKWPAEPNRASIEALEKLGEQDGLFKSTPDLDKLLP; encoded by the coding sequence ATGCGTCGTCTGCTCGCCGGTCTCGCGGTCGGATCCTTTCTGGTCGCCGCGTCGGCATGCGGTTCGTCCGGCGGCGGTGGCGCCTCGGACAAGAACGCGTCGTCCGGCGGTACCACCACGGTCAAGGTCGGGGTCATCCCCATCGTCGATGTCGCGCCTCTCTACCTGGGCCAGCAGAAGGGCTTCTTCAGCAAGCGCGGCCTGAGGCTGTCCATGACGACCGCGCAGGGCGGCGCGGCGATCGTGCCGGGAGTGGTCAGCGGCCAGTTCCAGTTCGGGTTCAGCAACATGACCTCGCTGATGATCGCGCAGAGCCAGAACCTGCCCGTGAAGGCCGTCGTCAACGGCGTCGCCTCGACGGGCATGGCGGGCAAGGACTTCGGCGCCATCACCGTGAAGAAGGGCAGCCCGATCACGTCCGCGAAGGAACTGGAGGGGAAGAAGGTCGCGGTCAACACGCTGAAGAACATCAACGAGACGGCGGTGCGCGAGTCGGTGCGCAAAGCGGGCGGTGACCCGTCCAAGGTGAAGTTCGTCGAGCTGGCCTTCGACCAGATGCCCGCCGCCCTCGACAGCGGTCAGATCGACGCCGCGATGATGGTCGAGCCGGCGCTCGCCACCGTCAAGAGCCAGGGCGCCACGGAGATCGCCTCGTCCCTGGTCGACGTCGCCAAGGACCTCACCGTGGCGATGTACTTCACCTCGACGCAGTACGAGCAGAAGAACCCCGACGTGGTGAAGAAGTTCCAGGAGGCGACCGCGGAGTCCCTCGCCTACGCCGACGCCCACCCGGACGAGGTCCGCCAGGCCGTCACCACGTACACGAAGATCCCGGCGGCGACACTGGCCCAGGTCACCCTCCCGAAGTGGCCGGCCGAGCCGAACCGCGCGTCGATCGAGGCGCTGGAGAAACTGGGCGAGCAGGACGGGCTGTTCAAGTCGACGCCCGACCTCGACAAGCTGCTGCCATGA
- a CDS encoding ABC transporter permease — translation MRGANAALGAAGLAAFLALGEAVPRLGLVKEAYFPPTSRIADALGQEVTDHAFWTALGDTLTGWALGLAIAVGAGVVVGLLVSVVPYLREATASTIEFLRPIPSVALIPLAVLLYGTELRSVLLLVVYASFWQVLVQVLYGVQDVDPVAEETARSYGLGPWARVRHVLWPTALPYVMTGVRLAAAVALILAVTAELVIGAPGLGARIAVAESSQAVPDMYALVVVTGLLGLFINVGARTVERRALAWHQSVRGEVMV, via the coding sequence ATGAGGGGTGCGAACGCCGCCCTGGGCGCAGCCGGGCTCGCGGCCTTCCTCGCGCTGGGCGAGGCGGTGCCGCGGCTCGGTCTCGTCAAGGAGGCGTACTTTCCGCCGACCAGCCGCATCGCCGACGCGCTCGGCCAGGAGGTCACCGACCACGCCTTCTGGACGGCGCTCGGTGACACCCTGACCGGCTGGGCCCTGGGCCTGGCGATCGCGGTAGGCGCGGGCGTCGTCGTGGGGCTGCTCGTCTCGGTCGTGCCGTATCTGCGCGAGGCCACCGCCTCGACCATCGAGTTCCTGCGCCCGATCCCCTCCGTCGCCCTGATCCCCCTCGCCGTCCTGCTCTACGGCACCGAACTGCGCTCCGTCCTCCTCCTCGTCGTGTACGCCTCGTTCTGGCAGGTCCTCGTCCAGGTCCTGTACGGCGTCCAGGATGTCGACCCGGTCGCCGAGGAGACGGCCCGCTCGTACGGCCTCGGCCCATGGGCACGCGTCCGGCACGTCCTGTGGCCCACGGCCCTCCCGTACGTCATGACGGGCGTCCGGCTCGCCGCCGCGGTCGCCCTCATCCTCGCCGTGACCGCCGAACTCGTCATCGGCGCGCCGGGATTGGGCGCGCGGATCGCGGTCGCCGAGTCCTCGCAGGCGGTCCCCGACATGTACGCGCTGGTGGTGGTCACCGGTCTGCTCGGGCTGTTCATCAACGTGGGCGCCCGTACGGTGGAGCGCCGGGCGCTGGCCTGGCACCAGTCGGTGCGCGGGGAGGTGATGGTGTGA
- a CDS encoding ABC transporter permease — protein sequence MRSFLLRLLFVVALPALLVAVWWLASDGSTNVYWPPLRTILRTFPDVWTRERLRSDLVPSVLRLLAGYAAAAVVGVALGTVIGSYRRVRALCEPVLEFLRAVPPPVLVPVIMLFAGIGDTMKIAVIASGCVWPILLNTVEGVRAVDSVMAETARSYGITGVARLRSVVLRAASPQIFAGLRQALSIGIILMVISEMFAASNGLGFTVVQFQRSFAIPDMWTGILVLGLLGFLLSVVFQLVERRVLGWYHGQRAVSRRSP from the coding sequence GTGAGGTCCTTCCTGCTGCGGCTGCTCTTCGTCGTCGCGCTGCCCGCGCTGCTCGTCGCGGTCTGGTGGCTGGCGTCCGACGGCAGTACGAACGTGTACTGGCCACCGCTGCGCACGATCCTCAGGACCTTCCCGGACGTCTGGACGCGCGAGCGGCTGCGCTCCGACCTCGTGCCCAGCGTGCTCCGCCTGCTCGCCGGGTACGCGGCGGCGGCCGTCGTGGGCGTGGCGCTGGGCACGGTCATCGGCTCGTACCGGCGGGTGCGGGCCCTGTGCGAGCCGGTCCTGGAGTTTCTGCGCGCGGTACCGCCTCCCGTCCTGGTCCCCGTCATCATGCTGTTCGCCGGCATCGGCGACACGATGAAGATCGCCGTGATCGCGAGCGGCTGCGTCTGGCCGATCCTGCTCAACACGGTCGAGGGCGTGCGGGCGGTCGACTCGGTGATGGCGGAGACGGCGCGTTCGTACGGCATCACGGGCGTGGCCCGGCTGCGCAGCGTGGTCCTGCGCGCGGCGAGCCCGCAGATCTTCGCGGGCCTGCGCCAGGCCCTGTCCATCGGGATCATCCTGATGGTCATCAGCGAGATGTTCGCGGCCAGCAACGGCCTCGGCTTCACCGTCGTCCAGTTCCAGCGGAGCTTCGCGATCCCCGACATGTGGACCGGAATCCTCGTCCTGGGCTTGCTCGGTTTCCTTCTCTCGGTCGTCTTCCAACTGGTCGAGCGCCGGGTGCTCGGCTGGTACCACGGTCAGCGCGCGGTGTCCCGGCGGTCTCCGTGA
- a CDS encoding ABC transporter ATP-binding protein, with translation MHASLVVSGLNKVYEGSGRRVEAVRDLTFTVEAGELVCLVGPSGCGKTTLLKCMGGLLTPTSGEVRLNDRPVSGPPPGMAFVFQEYGRSLFPWMRVRENVELPLKQKPLSKARRRELVSDALESVGLTDAAGAYPWQLSGGMQQRVAIARALAYEPDVLLMDEPFAAVDAQTRADLEDLVRGLWRGRGITILFVTHDIDEAVYLGERVLILSASPTVVQEQLKIDLPDERDQLHTRVAPRFAELRTHVYEQIQAAKRGTPFGLKTDTPPPR, from the coding sequence ATGCACGCGTCTCTTGTCGTATCCGGCCTGAACAAGGTCTACGAGGGTTCCGGCCGCCGGGTGGAGGCGGTACGGGACCTCACCTTCACCGTCGAGGCGGGCGAACTCGTCTGTCTGGTCGGCCCGTCGGGATGCGGCAAGACCACGCTCCTGAAGTGCATGGGCGGGCTGCTGACACCGACGTCGGGCGAAGTGCGGCTGAACGACCGCCCGGTGAGCGGTCCGCCGCCGGGGATGGCGTTCGTGTTCCAGGAGTACGGACGCAGTCTGTTCCCCTGGATGCGAGTGCGGGAGAACGTCGAACTGCCCCTGAAGCAGAAGCCGTTGAGCAAGGCGCGGCGCCGGGAGCTGGTCTCGGACGCGTTGGAGTCGGTCGGGCTCACGGATGCCGCGGGGGCCTACCCGTGGCAGCTGTCGGGCGGGATGCAGCAGCGCGTCGCGATCGCCCGCGCGCTCGCGTACGAGCCCGACGTCCTGCTGATGGACGAGCCGTTCGCGGCGGTCGACGCGCAGACCCGAGCCGATCTGGAGGACCTGGTGCGCGGCCTGTGGCGGGGACGCGGCATCACCATCCTGTTCGTCACCCACGACATCGACGAGGCCGTGTACCTCGGCGAACGGGTCCTGATCCTCTCCGCATCCCCCACCGTCGTACAGGAGCAGCTGAAGATCGATCTCCCCGACGAGCGGGACCAGTTGCACACCCGGGTCGCCCCGCGCTTCGCCGAACTGCGGACCCATGTGTACGAGCAGATCCAGGCGGCGAAGCGCGGGACACCCTTCGGCCTCAAGACAGATACGCCTCCACCTCGCTGA
- a CDS encoding glycoside hydrolase family 13 protein: protein MGQPTHAQNWWRSAVIYQVYVRSFADGDGDGTGDLAGVRAKLPYLAELGVNALWFNPWYLSPMKDGGYDVADYRVIDPAFGTLAEAEKLIAEAKELGIRTLVDIVPNHVSDQHLWFQAALAGGPERELFHFRPGRGEHGELPPNDWPSQFAGSAEPVWTRLPDGTWYLHLFTPEQPDLNWAHPAVRQEHEEILRFWFERGVAGVRIDSAALLAKDPDLPDFVEGRDPHPYVDRDELHDIYRSWRTVADAYDGIFVGEVWLPDTERFARYLRPDELHTAFNFSFLSCPWDAGRLRTSIDETLAEHAPVGAPATWVLCNHDVTRTVTRYGRADTGFDFATKAFGTPADLALGTRRARAGALLSLALPGAVYLYQGEELGLPEAEIPRDRIQDPMHFRSGGTDPGRDGCRVPLPWTADAPYAGFGGEPWLPQPNGWSAYAADLQAADPGSMLSLYRAALRTRPEFGDGPLTWLPAPEGVLAFARPGQEGRLLCVVNLADAPADLPAHSRLLLGSGPLDPQGRLPKDTAVWLRG, encoded by the coding sequence GTGGGACAGCCCACCCATGCCCAGAACTGGTGGCGCTCCGCCGTCATCTACCAGGTGTACGTCCGCAGCTTCGCGGACGGCGACGGCGACGGCACCGGCGACCTCGCGGGCGTCCGCGCCAAACTTCCCTACCTCGCCGAACTCGGCGTGAACGCCCTGTGGTTCAACCCCTGGTACCTGTCCCCGATGAAGGACGGCGGCTACGACGTCGCCGACTACCGCGTCATCGACCCGGCCTTCGGGACGCTCGCCGAGGCGGAGAAACTCATCGCCGAGGCGAAGGAGCTGGGCATCCGCACGCTCGTCGACATCGTGCCCAACCACGTCTCCGACCAACACCTTTGGTTCCAGGCCGCCTTGGCCGGGGGACCCGAACGCGAGCTCTTCCACTTCCGTCCCGGACGCGGCGAACACGGTGAACTCCCGCCCAACGACTGGCCGTCCCAGTTCGCCGGCTCCGCCGAACCCGTCTGGACCCGGCTGCCCGACGGCACCTGGTACCTCCACCTGTTCACCCCCGAGCAGCCCGACCTCAACTGGGCGCACCCCGCCGTCCGCCAGGAACACGAGGAGATCCTGCGGTTCTGGTTCGAGCGCGGCGTGGCGGGCGTCCGCATCGACTCGGCCGCCCTGCTCGCCAAGGACCCGGACCTCCCCGACTTCGTCGAGGGCCGCGACCCGCATCCGTACGTCGACCGCGACGAGCTCCACGACATCTACCGCTCCTGGCGCACGGTCGCCGACGCCTACGACGGCATCTTCGTCGGCGAGGTCTGGCTCCCCGACACCGAGCGCTTCGCCCGCTATCTGCGCCCCGACGAGTTGCACACCGCCTTCAACTTCTCCTTCCTGTCGTGCCCCTGGGACGCGGGACGCCTGCGGACGTCCATCGACGAGACCCTCGCCGAACACGCCCCGGTCGGCGCGCCCGCCACCTGGGTGCTGTGCAACCACGACGTGACCCGCACGGTCACCCGCTACGGCCGCGCCGACACCGGCTTCGACTTCGCCACCAAGGCCTTCGGCACCCCGGCCGACCTCGCTCTCGGCACCCGCCGGGCCCGCGCCGGGGCCCTGCTCTCCCTCGCCCTGCCCGGCGCCGTCTACCTCTACCAGGGCGAGGAGCTGGGCCTGCCGGAGGCCGAGATACCGCGTGACCGCATCCAGGACCCCATGCACTTCCGCTCCGGCGGCACCGACCCGGGCCGGGACGGCTGCCGGGTCCCGCTCCCGTGGACGGCCGACGCGCCGTACGCGGGCTTCGGCGGCGAGCCCTGGCTGCCGCAGCCGAACGGCTGGTCCGCGTACGCCGCCGACCTCCAGGCCGCCGACCCCGGCTCGATGCTCTCCCTCTACCGCGCGGCCCTGAGGACCAGGCCGGAGTTCGGCGACGGCCCGCTCACCTGGCTGCCCGCGCCCGAGGGGGTACTCGCCTTCGCCCGGCCCGGACAGGAGGGGCGGCTGCTGTGCGTCGTGAACCTCGCCGACGCCCCCGCCGACCTTCCCGCCCACTCCCGACTCCTGCTCGGCAGCGGTCCCCTGGACCCACAGGGGCGACTGCCGAAGGACACGGCGGTCTGGCTGCGCGGCTGA
- a CDS encoding carbohydrate ABC transporter permease → MSSGTRTLVSPLTLARPRGKALYWTVFTAVVLLFALAFLFPVYWMVTGAMKSPDEVTRTPPTLVPKAWHLSGYTDAWDLMDLPTHLWNTVVQAAGAWLLQLVFCTAAAYALSKLKPAFGKVILGGILATLMVPAQALVVPKYLTVADLPLIHTSLLNDPLGIWLPAVANAFNLYLLKRFFDQIPRDVLEAAEIDGAGRLRTLWSIVLPMSRPVLGVVSIFALVAVWQDFLWPLMVFSDTDKQPISVALVQLSQNIQLTVLIAAMVIASIPMVLMFLVFQRHIIAGISAGSTKG, encoded by the coding sequence ATGAGCAGCGGCACCCGCACCCTGGTCTCCCCGCTCACCCTCGCCCGCCCCCGTGGCAAGGCCCTCTACTGGACCGTCTTCACGGCCGTCGTCCTGCTCTTCGCGCTCGCCTTCCTCTTCCCGGTCTACTGGATGGTCACCGGCGCGATGAAGTCCCCGGACGAGGTGACGCGGACCCCGCCGACCCTCGTGCCCAAGGCGTGGCATCTCAGCGGCTACACCGACGCCTGGGACCTGATGGACCTGCCCACCCACCTGTGGAACACGGTGGTGCAGGCCGCCGGCGCCTGGCTGCTCCAGCTCGTGTTCTGCACGGCCGCCGCGTACGCCCTCTCCAAGCTGAAGCCGGCGTTCGGCAAGGTGATCCTCGGCGGCATCCTCGCCACCCTGATGGTCCCGGCGCAGGCGCTGGTCGTGCCGAAGTACCTGACCGTCGCCGACCTCCCGCTGATCCACACCAGCCTGCTCAACGACCCGCTCGGCATCTGGCTGCCCGCCGTGGCCAACGCCTTCAACCTCTATCTCCTCAAGCGCTTCTTCGACCAGATCCCGCGCGATGTCCTGGAGGCCGCCGAGATCGACGGTGCCGGACGGCTGCGCACCCTCTGGTCCATCGTGCTGCCCATGTCCCGCCCCGTCCTGGGCGTCGTGTCGATCTTCGCCCTGGTCGCCGTCTGGCAGGACTTCCTCTGGCCGTTGATGGTCTTCTCCGACACCGACAAGCAGCCGATCAGCGTGGCCCTCGTCCAGCTGTCGCAGAACATCCAGCTGACCGTGCTCATCGCCGCGATGGTGATCGCCAGCATCCCCATGGTCCTGATGTTCCTGGTGTTCCAGCGACACATCATCGCCGGGATCAGCGCGGGCAGCACGAAGGGCTGA
- a CDS encoding carbohydrate ABC transporter permease: MKTASKPAVLPPAAVGAPEVPRSAGRRAGGPWRRRLADQSRAYAFLVGGLLCFALFSWYPAIRAVVIAFQKYTPGSPPQWVGTANFTRVLHDPEFTAAWRNTFTFTLLALLIGFAVPFVMALVLNELRHAKAFFRVVVYLPVMIPPVVSALLWKWFYDPGAGLANEALRFLHLPTSNWSNGADTALVSLVIVATWANMGGTVLIYLAALQGIPGELYEAAELDGANILQRIRHVTIPQTRFIVLMLMLLQIIATMQVFTEPFVITGGGPENATVTVLYLIYKYAFLYNDFGGACALSVMLLVLLGLFSAVYLRLTRSSGEEYS; the protein is encoded by the coding sequence ATGAAGACCGCATCGAAGCCCGCGGTGCTTCCTCCGGCCGCCGTCGGCGCGCCGGAGGTACCGCGGTCGGCCGGGCGCCGGGCAGGGGGCCCGTGGCGCCGGCGCCTGGCCGACCAGTCCCGCGCGTACGCCTTCCTCGTCGGCGGCCTGCTCTGCTTCGCGCTGTTCTCCTGGTACCCCGCGATCCGCGCGGTCGTGATCGCCTTCCAGAAGTACACGCCGGGCTCACCGCCCCAGTGGGTCGGCACCGCCAACTTCACCCGCGTCCTGCACGACCCGGAGTTCACCGCGGCCTGGCGCAACACGTTCACCTTCACGCTCCTCGCCCTGCTCATCGGGTTCGCCGTCCCGTTCGTGATGGCCCTGGTCCTCAACGAACTCCGGCACGCGAAGGCCTTCTTCAGGGTCGTGGTGTACCTGCCGGTGATGATCCCGCCGGTGGTCAGCGCCCTGCTGTGGAAGTGGTTCTACGATCCGGGAGCGGGCCTCGCCAACGAGGCGCTGCGCTTCCTGCACCTGCCCACCTCGAACTGGTCCAACGGCGCCGACACCGCGCTCGTCTCCCTGGTCATCGTGGCCACCTGGGCCAACATGGGCGGCACGGTCCTGATCTATCTGGCCGCGCTCCAGGGCATCCCGGGGGAGCTGTACGAGGCGGCGGAACTGGACGGCGCGAACATCCTCCAGCGCATCCGGCACGTGACGATCCCGCAGACCCGTTTCATCGTCCTCATGTTGATGCTGCTTCAGATCATCGCCACGATGCAGGTCTTCACCGAGCCGTTCGTCATCACCGGCGGCGGCCCCGAGAACGCCACGGTCACCGTCCTCTACCTCATCTACAAGTACGCGTTCCTCTACAACGACTTCGGCGGCGCGTGCGCGCTGAGCGTCATGCTCCTCGTGCTGCTCGGCCTCTTCTCCGCGGTCTATCTGCGGCTGACCCGCTCGTCGGGGGAGGAGTACTCATGA
- a CDS encoding ABC transporter substrate-binding protein yields the protein MRSTGFRRTFVVLTASALALTATACGGSDDGSAGGKTRITVNCMPPKSAKVDRSFFEADIKAFEKQNPDIDVVAHDAFPCQDPKTFDAKLAGGQMEDVFYTYFTDSKHVVDINQAADITSYVKDLKSYGTIQQQLRDIYTVDGKIYGVPRTGYSMGLIYNRKLFQKAGLDPDKPPATWEEVRADAKKIAALGGGTVGYADYSAQNQGGWHFTAEMYSQGGDVVAPDGKKASVDTPEGKAVLQNLHDMRWTDNSMGSKQLLVINDVQQLMGSGKLGMYLSAPDNIPILVKEKGGNYKDLALAPMPGGKGTLIGGDGYMFNKKDSPEQIKAGLKWLDHMFLTPGKGFLGDYARAKQNNAPVGLPEPRLFTGAADAKDQQVKKANANVPVENYQAFLDGNQSLQMKIEPPQAQQIYSVLDGAVSAVLTKKDANIDQLLGDASGKIDSILARG from the coding sequence ATGAGAAGTACCGGGTTCCGCCGTACCTTCGTCGTGCTCACGGCGTCCGCCCTCGCGCTCACCGCCACCGCCTGCGGTGGCAGCGACGACGGCTCCGCGGGTGGCAAGACCCGCATCACGGTCAACTGCATGCCTCCGAAGAGCGCCAAGGTCGACCGCTCGTTCTTCGAGGCCGACATCAAGGCGTTCGAGAAGCAGAACCCGGACATCGACGTCGTCGCCCACGACGCGTTCCCCTGCCAGGACCCCAAGACGTTCGACGCCAAGCTCGCCGGCGGCCAGATGGAGGACGTCTTCTACACGTACTTCACCGATTCCAAGCACGTCGTCGACATCAACCAGGCCGCCGACATCACGTCATACGTCAAGGACCTCAAGAGCTACGGCACCATTCAGCAGCAACTGCGCGACATCTACACCGTCGACGGCAAGATCTACGGAGTGCCGCGCACCGGCTACTCGATGGGACTCATCTACAACCGCAAGCTTTTCCAGAAGGCCGGTCTCGACCCGGACAAGCCCCCGGCGACCTGGGAAGAAGTGCGCGCGGACGCCAAGAAGATAGCGGCGCTCGGCGGCGGCACCGTCGGCTACGCCGACTACAGCGCCCAGAACCAGGGCGGCTGGCACTTCACCGCCGAGATGTACTCGCAGGGCGGCGACGTCGTGGCGCCGGACGGCAAGAAGGCCAGCGTCGACACCCCGGAGGGCAAGGCCGTCCTGCAGAACCTGCACGACATGCGCTGGACCGACAACTCCATGGGCAGCAAGCAGCTCCTCGTCATCAACGACGTCCAGCAGCTGATGGGCTCCGGCAAGCTCGGCATGTACCTCTCCGCGCCCGACAACATCCCGATCCTCGTCAAGGAGAAGGGCGGCAACTACAAGGACCTCGCCCTCGCGCCCATGCCCGGCGGCAAGGGCACGCTCATCGGCGGCGACGGCTACATGTTCAACAAGAAGGACAGCCCCGAGCAGATCAAGGCCGGCCTGAAGTGGCTCGACCACATGTTCCTCACCCCCGGCAAGGGCTTCCTCGGCGACTACGCCCGCGCCAAGCAGAACAACGCCCCCGTCGGCCTCCCCGAGCCCCGCCTCTTCACCGGCGCCGCCGACGCGAAGGACCAGCAGGTCAAGAAGGCCAACGCCAATGTGCCCGTGGAGAACTACCAGGCCTTCCTGGACGGCAACCAGAGCCTGCAGATGAAGATCGAGCCGCCCCAGGCCCAGCAGATCTACTCGGTCCTCGACGGAGCCGTCTCCGCGGTCCTCACCAAGAAGGACGCGAACATCGACCAGCTCCTGGGGGACGCCTCCGGGAAGATCGACTCCATCCTGGCCCGGGGCTGA
- a CDS encoding LacI family DNA-binding transcriptional regulator, with protein sequence MTRRLAQVAKKVGVSEATVSRVLNGKPGVSDSTRQAVLSALDVLGYERPTQLRGERARLVGLVLPELQNPIFPAFAEVIGGALAQLGLTPVLCTQTKGGVSEADYVDLLLQQQVSGVVFAGGLYAQADAPHEHYRQLADRNIPVVLVNAAIEHLGFPGVSCDDAVAVEQAWRHLVSLGHERIGLVLGPADHMPSARKLAAARALAPELPDAHIARAMFSIEGGHAAAARLIDRGVTGFICASDPLALGVVRAARRKGLGVPSQVSVVGYDDSALMNCTEPPLTTVRQPIESMGRAAVELLNAQIGGSSVTPEELLFEPELVVRGSTAQAPRH encoded by the coding sequence ATGACGCGACGACTTGCTCAGGTGGCGAAAAAGGTCGGGGTCAGCGAGGCCACGGTCAGCCGGGTGCTCAACGGGAAGCCCGGCGTCTCCGACTCCACCCGGCAGGCGGTGCTCTCGGCGCTGGACGTGCTCGGCTACGAGCGGCCCACCCAACTGCGCGGTGAACGCGCGCGGCTCGTGGGGCTCGTCCTGCCCGAGCTGCAGAACCCGATCTTCCCGGCGTTCGCCGAAGTGATCGGCGGGGCGCTCGCCCAGCTCGGGCTGACGCCGGTGCTCTGCACCCAGACGAAGGGCGGCGTCTCCGAGGCGGACTACGTGGACCTGCTGCTCCAACAGCAGGTATCCGGTGTGGTGTTCGCGGGCGGACTGTACGCGCAGGCCGACGCCCCGCACGAGCACTACCGGCAGCTCGCGGACCGCAACATCCCGGTGGTGCTGGTGAACGCGGCCATCGAGCACCTGGGCTTCCCGGGCGTCTCCTGCGACGATGCCGTGGCGGTCGAGCAGGCCTGGCGCCACCTCGTCTCGCTCGGTCACGAGCGCATCGGTCTGGTCCTCGGGCCCGCCGACCACATGCCCTCGGCGCGGAAGCTGGCGGCGGCCCGCGCACTCGCCCCCGAGCTGCCCGACGCACACATCGCACGGGCCATGTTCTCGATCGAGGGTGGCCACGCGGCGGCCGCCCGGCTCATCGACCGCGGAGTCACCGGCTTCATCTGCGCCAGCGACCCGCTCGCCCTCGGTGTCGTACGCGCCGCCCGTCGCAAGGGACTCGGCGTGCCCTCGCAGGTGTCCGTCGTCGGCTACGACGACTCCGCGCTGATGAACTGCACCGAGCCGCCCCTGACCACCGTCCGCCAGCCCATCGAGTCGATGGGCCGGGCGGCCGTCGAGCTGCTGAACGCCCAGATCGGCGGGAGCAGCGTCACCCCCGAAGAGCTCCTGTTCGAACCGGAGTTGGTGGTCAGGGGGTCCACCGCGCAAGCGCCCCGCCACTGA